A single window of Onychomys torridus chromosome 8, mOncTor1.1, whole genome shotgun sequence DNA harbors:
- the Cbx4 gene encoding E3 SUMO-protein ligase CBX4 codes for MELPAVGEHVFAVESIEKKRIRKGRVEYLVKWRGWSPKYNTWEPEENILDPRLLIAFQNRERQEQLMGYRKRGPKPKPLVVQVPTFARRSNVLTGLQDSSADNRAKLELGTQGKGQGHQYELNSKKHHQYQPHSKERSGKPPPPGKSGKYYYQLNSKKHHPYQPDPKMYDLQYQGGHKEAPSPTCPDLGAKSHPPDKWAHGAAAKGYLGAVKPLGGGAGAPGKGSEKGPPNGMTPAPKEAVTGNGIGGKMKIVKNKNKNGRIVIVMSKYMENGMQAVKIKSGEAGEGEARSPSHKKRAAEERHPQADRTFKKAAGGAEEKKAEVPCKRREEEALVSGDPQPQDLGSRKLSPTKEAFGEQPLQLTTKPDLLAWDPARSSHPPAHHHHHHHHHHHHTVGLNLSHARKRCLSETHGEREPCKKRLTARSISTPTCLGGSPASEHPANVSPTATALPQPEVILLDSDLDEPIDLRCVKMRSDAGEPPSSLQVKPEAPAVAAVVAPATATEKPPAEAQDEPAEPLSEFKPFFGNIIITDVTANCLTVTFKEYVTV; via the exons ATGGAGCTGCCAGCTGTTGGCGAGCACGTCTTCGCTGTGGAGAGCATCGAGAAGAAGCGGATCCGCAAG GGCAGAGTGGAGTATCTTGTGAAATGGAGAGGCTGGTCCCCCAA ATATAACACGTGGGAACCAGAGGAGAACATCTTGGATCCCCGGCTGCTGATAGCCTTCCAGAACAG GGAACGGCAGGAGCAGCTGATGGGATATCGAAAGAGAGGGCCCAAGCCCAAACCGCTGGTGGTGCAG GTACCCACCTTTGCCCGCCGCTCCAATGTCCTGACAGGGCTTCAAGACTCCTCCGCTGACAACCGTGCCAAGCTGGAGTTGGGCACACAGGGCAAGGGCCAGGGGCACCAGTATGAGCTCAACAGCAAGAAGCACCATCAGTACCAGCCGCATAGCAAGGAGAGATCGGgtaagccaccaccaccagggaaGAGCGGCAAGTATTACTATCAGCTGAACAGCAAAAAGCACCACCCCTACCAGCCAGACCCCAAAATGTACGACCTGCAGTACCAGGGTGGCCACAAGGAGGCACCCAGCCCCACCTGCCCAGACCTGGGCGCCAAGAGCCACCCTCCTGACAAGTGGGCCCACGGAGCTGCAGCCAAAGGCTACCTCGGGGCAGTGAAGCccctggggggaggggcaggagcgCCAGGCAAGGGCTCGGAAAAGGGCCCTCCCAACGGCATGACTCCAGCCCCTAAGGAGGCAGTGACCGGAAATGGCATTGGGGGCAAGATGAAAATCgtcaagaacaagaacaagaatgGGCGCATCGTGATCGTGATGAGCAAGTACATGGAGAATGGCATGCAGGCGGTGAAGATCAAGTCGGGCGAGGCAGGCGAGGGCGAAGCGCGCTCCCCCAGCCACAAGAAACGCGCTGCGGAGGAGCGCCATCCCCAGGCCGACAGGACTTTTAAAAAGGCGGCCGGCGGTGCTGAAGAGAAGAAAGCTGAAGTGCCCTGCAAACGCAGGGAGGAGGAGGCTCTGGTGTCGGGGGACCCTCAGCCCCAGGACCTAGGGTCCCGAAAGCTCTCCCCGACCAAGGAGGCCTTTGGTGAGCAGCCGCTGCAGCTCACCACCAAGCCAGACCTGCTGGCCTGGGACCCAGCCAGGAGCTCGCACCCACCCgctcaccaccatcaccaccaccatcatcaccaccaccacacggtGGGCCTGAACCTCTCCCACGCGCGCAAGCGCTGCCTCTCTGAGACCCATGGCGAGCGTGAGCCCTGCAAGAAGCGGCTGACCGCCCGCAGCATCAGCACGCCGACCTGCCTCGGGGGCAGCCCGGCCTCAGAACACCCCGCCAACGTGTCCCCCACCGCAACGGCTCTGCCGCAGCCAGAGGTCATCCTGTTGGACTCAGACCTGGATGAGCCCATAGACTTGCGCTGTGTCAAGATGCGCAGCGATGCTGGGGAACCTCCCAGCTCTCTCCAGGTGAAGCCCGAGGCTCCGGCTGTGGCGGCAGTAGTGGCACCGGCCACTGCAACGGAGAAGCCTCCGGCTGAGGCCCAGGACGAGCCCGCGGAGCCCCTGAGCGAATTCAAGCCCTTCTTTGGGAATATAATTATCACTGACGTCACGGCGAACTGCCTTACGGTCACTTTCAAGGAGTACGTGACGGTGTAG